A genomic window from Lycium barbarum isolate Lr01 chromosome 4, ASM1917538v2, whole genome shotgun sequence includes:
- the LOC132635609 gene encoding beta-1,3-galactosyltransferase 7-like isoform X1: protein MMKNRNRGKVSPKWIAIFCIFSFALGMFFSNRVWSPPESDGRIMFGRRHTQERDLASVSDDCETKNSQQKEDMMGEFNKAQVAIQSLDNSIAKIQSELPSPLIPRKTEAVPSMSTDSETSVTRKKAFMVIGINTAFSSRKRRDSIRETWMPQGEKLLRLEQEKGIVVRFMIGHSATSNSILDRAIDSEDAQHKDILRLDHIEGYHELSAKTKAFFSAGVAKWDAEFYVKIDDDVHVNLGTLAATLARHRLKPRVYIGCMKSGPVLYQKSVKYHEPEFWKFGETGNKYFRHASGQIYALSKELATYIANNKPILHKYANEDVSLGAWLIGLEVEHIDDRSLCCGTPPECEWKAQAGSVCVASFDWSCSGICKSVQRIKHVHAKCSESPATLWGALI from the exons ATGATGAAGAATCGAAATAGAGGCAAAGTCTCACCTAAATGGATTGCTATCTTTTGCATTTTTAGCTTTGCTCTTGGCATGTTTTTCTCTAACAG AGTTTGGAGTCCTCCAGAATCAGATGGAAGGATCATGTTTGGAAGGCGCCATACCCAAGAAAGAGACTTGGCTTCTGTTTCTGATGATTGTGAAACCAAAAATAGCCAG CAGAAGGAGGACATGATGGGAGAGTTTAACAAAGCCCAAGTAGCTATCCA GTCGTTGGATAATTCAATTGCTAAGATTCAAAGTGAGCTGCCTTCTCCTCTAATTCCACGGAAAACTGAAGCGGTTCCTTCCATGAGCACAGATTCTGAAACAAGTGTGACGAGAAAGAAGGCATTTATGGTTATTGGGATCAACACTGCCTTCAGTAGTAGAAAGAGGCGTGATTCCATTAGAGAGACCTGGATGCCTCAAG GTGAAAAGCTACTTAGATTAGAGCAAGAAAAGGGGATCGTTGTGCGCTTCATGATAGGCCACAG TGCAACATCAAATAGCATTTTAGATCGAGCCATTGATAGTGAAGATGCTCAGCATAAGGACATTCTTCGACTT GATCACATAGAAGGCTATCATGAGTTATCTGCAAAGACGAAAGCTTTTTTCTCCGCTGGAGTTGCGAAATGGGATGCCGAGTTCTATGTGaagattgatgatgatgttcatGTCAATTTAG GTACACTAGCTGCAACTCTCGCCAGGCACAGGTTAAAACCCAGGGTGTACATAGGATGCATGAAATCTGGACCAGTTCTTTATCAAAA GAGTGTGAAGTACCATGAACCTGAGTTTTGGAAATTTGGAGAGACGGGGAATAAGTACTTCCGACATGCAAGTGGACAGATATATGCCCTCTCGAAAGAATTGGCAACATACATTGCCAACAACAA ACCTATTCTGCATAAGTATGCAAATGAAGATGTGTCACTCGGGGCATGGTTGATTGGTCTAGAAGTTGAGCACATTGATGATCGTAGCCTGTGCTGTGGAACTCCGCCAG AATGCGAATGGAAAGCACAAGCAGGTAGTGTTTGTGTGGCATCATTTGATTGGAGCTGCAGTGGAATTTGCAAATCAGTACAAAGAATCAAGCATGTACACGCTAAATGCAGCGAAAGTCCTGCTACTCTATGGGGTGCTCTCATTTAG
- the LOC132635609 gene encoding beta-1,3-galactosyltransferase 7-like isoform X2, which yields MMKNRNRGKVSPKWIAIFCIFSFALGMFFSNRVWSPPESDGRIMFGRRHTQERDLASVSDDCETKNSQKEDMMGEFNKAQVAIQSLDNSIAKIQSELPSPLIPRKTEAVPSMSTDSETSVTRKKAFMVIGINTAFSSRKRRDSIRETWMPQGEKLLRLEQEKGIVVRFMIGHSATSNSILDRAIDSEDAQHKDILRLDHIEGYHELSAKTKAFFSAGVAKWDAEFYVKIDDDVHVNLGTLAATLARHRLKPRVYIGCMKSGPVLYQKSVKYHEPEFWKFGETGNKYFRHASGQIYALSKELATYIANNKPILHKYANEDVSLGAWLIGLEVEHIDDRSLCCGTPPECEWKAQAGSVCVASFDWSCSGICKSVQRIKHVHAKCSESPATLWGALI from the exons ATGATGAAGAATCGAAATAGAGGCAAAGTCTCACCTAAATGGATTGCTATCTTTTGCATTTTTAGCTTTGCTCTTGGCATGTTTTTCTCTAACAG AGTTTGGAGTCCTCCAGAATCAGATGGAAGGATCATGTTTGGAAGGCGCCATACCCAAGAAAGAGACTTGGCTTCTGTTTCTGATGATTGTGAAACCAAAAATAGCCAG AAGGAGGACATGATGGGAGAGTTTAACAAAGCCCAAGTAGCTATCCA GTCGTTGGATAATTCAATTGCTAAGATTCAAAGTGAGCTGCCTTCTCCTCTAATTCCACGGAAAACTGAAGCGGTTCCTTCCATGAGCACAGATTCTGAAACAAGTGTGACGAGAAAGAAGGCATTTATGGTTATTGGGATCAACACTGCCTTCAGTAGTAGAAAGAGGCGTGATTCCATTAGAGAGACCTGGATGCCTCAAG GTGAAAAGCTACTTAGATTAGAGCAAGAAAAGGGGATCGTTGTGCGCTTCATGATAGGCCACAG TGCAACATCAAATAGCATTTTAGATCGAGCCATTGATAGTGAAGATGCTCAGCATAAGGACATTCTTCGACTT GATCACATAGAAGGCTATCATGAGTTATCTGCAAAGACGAAAGCTTTTTTCTCCGCTGGAGTTGCGAAATGGGATGCCGAGTTCTATGTGaagattgatgatgatgttcatGTCAATTTAG GTACACTAGCTGCAACTCTCGCCAGGCACAGGTTAAAACCCAGGGTGTACATAGGATGCATGAAATCTGGACCAGTTCTTTATCAAAA GAGTGTGAAGTACCATGAACCTGAGTTTTGGAAATTTGGAGAGACGGGGAATAAGTACTTCCGACATGCAAGTGGACAGATATATGCCCTCTCGAAAGAATTGGCAACATACATTGCCAACAACAA ACCTATTCTGCATAAGTATGCAAATGAAGATGTGTCACTCGGGGCATGGTTGATTGGTCTAGAAGTTGAGCACATTGATGATCGTAGCCTGTGCTGTGGAACTCCGCCAG AATGCGAATGGAAAGCACAAGCAGGTAGTGTTTGTGTGGCATCATTTGATTGGAGCTGCAGTGGAATTTGCAAATCAGTACAAAGAATCAAGCATGTACACGCTAAATGCAGCGAAAGTCCTGCTACTCTATGGGGTGCTCTCATTTAG